One genomic region from Sparus aurata chromosome 15, fSpaAur1.1, whole genome shotgun sequence encodes:
- the il22ra2 gene encoding interleukin-22 receptor subunit alpha-2, giving the protein MNRLLLGAVLLGNLRVTVSAPVMLATPTQVRFDSVDYKNILHWTPPANSTSSLQYYVQWKIYGEPEWLDVDGCQGIQKQHCDLSAVTSEPMEWYYARVHASLLPSSKSAWALSPRFNPLWDTVISPPVLRLNVTQRGIVVRVKPPKQPVRKMHSSLQYEIYLMHTNGKKEVFELDCCLNKLTLKELGHKEKYCLQAQTLIPFQDKSSARGSVKCVTTL; this is encoded by the exons CTCCAGTGATGCTCGCTACACCCACTCAGGTGAGATTCGACTCTGTGGACTATAAAAACATCCTGCACTGGACTCCACCCGCCAACAGCACCTCCTCCCTGCAGTACTACGTCCAGTGGAAGAT TTACGGCGAGCCTGAGTGGCTGGACGTTGACGGCTGTCAGGGGATCCAGAAGCAGCATTGTGACCTCAGCGCCGTGACCTCTGAGCCCATGGAGTGGTACTACGCCAGAGTGCACGCTTCCTTGCTGCCCTCCAGCAAATCAGCCTGGGCGCTCTCCCCGAGATTCAACCCACTCTGGGACA CGGTAATCAGCCCTCCTGTGCTGAGGCTCAACGTCACGCAGCGAGGGATTGTGGTCCGCGTGAAGCCCCCGAAACAGCCTGTCAGGAAGATGCACAGCAGCCTGCAGTACGAGATCTACCTCATGCACACCAATGGAAagaag GAGGTGTTCGAGCTGGACTGCTGCCTCAACAAGCTGACTCTCAAAGAGCTCGGGCACAAGGAGAAGTACTGCCTCCAGGCCCAGACCCTGATCCCATTCCAGGATAAGAGCAGCGCTCGTGGCTCCGTGAAATGTGTCACCACGCTCTGA